TACTTCAGTCAATCAAAAATGCAGCTCCATACCAAGGGTAAAAGTGTGGGTTTTTAAGCAGTCACACCACCAGTTTTATCCTGTACCACCATAAGTCACCACCTACAAACACATAACAAAAGATTATTGGACTCAAAAAGAAATCCACTTGCTGATATTATCATCCCCTCTCACACACACATTACTTATCCAGGGGAGACTTGTTAAATTTGCCTATTTGTATTCAGAACTGCTACTTCTGCTACAGAAAATCACGCTGTTGCTGCCACAGGCAGTGTTCTGAACTTCACCAAATGCTGCAGATCAAGTAACTTGGgggtagtgttggttgaatatctcactattcgattcgacagctatttgatcgaatagtgagaaattctccgggtgatcaaatgccgaatttgaacactatggaagtcaatggtgcgagaatttggGTTTTTTAAGGGTGCAAGAGCAATccgattgcttttgcagccctttactagttgtatccgttcttggataaagtttctctatccaagaatacatagtacagcgctgcaacagcaatctcTGTTGCCACGCTGTCCTTctattatgtattcttggatagagtttctctatccaagaatacagggcactacaggtgatgaatggggacaagtcgaatcccgtgtttttcgggtctatccaaattcgatcagccatattcgggtcgaatataaggacaaccggaattcgaacaccaacactactcagggGTCCCCAAGCCCTGGTTcaccgtctgacaggtgggctgtggctctAGCTGATGCAcaccccagtggggtcaggagaaggacccccttTTGGGggtcgcaccggccagagcctggGACCACCTCTCCGGTACGCATCCTAGGCTCAGGGGACCCATCAAAACAAGTTACCCTGTTACaaattgctggaggcttctatcATCTGAACCGCAATTTATCCCCTGTCCCTTGTGTACCCTGAAATTTCAAGTCAGTACGATATACTGTTTagaagatatggaggtttgtactcggagagatgtaaggctgcagattATGACATGCCGCATTCATATACACACAGCTATAACTTTCTTTCCgatgtcattgtacatgcccaGTTGTACACACCCCTTGGAATTTTACATGCCAATTTGTACACGTCCCCTGGGTAGTTTTTTTTCATGGGTAGCTTTATTTGATATAACAATGTCACTCtaagggaagtttcttcccctttatagtgacacactgctccccgcgcatgcgtggtctggagtctgtgcactTGGTAGTCTACGAcccccaaaaggttggggaccactgaagtAACTGATCCTGCAGTTTGGACCGCTAACCCGGAATTTCTCCAAGATCACTTCTGACTCAAGGGACTCCTCACTAAGGTAACTAATGGGAGCAGAGTGTCTGGGTGCCAAGCCACATGTTGAAGATTAGTTAGGCACTGCGCATTCCAGAAAATATTAGCAGGATATCCATATCAGGGAAGTAAGGGAAAcatatggccctgatttattaaatctctccagggctggagaggataccctttcatcagtgaagctgggtgatctagcaaacctggaatagatttcttaaaagccatttgctatttgttagcaaatgttttcaatcccagaccagatccatgtcagatttgctggatcaccccgattcactgtaacctctccagccctggagagcttagttaaatcaggcccattaactcTCTTCCCTATATCGGTAGTACTTTCCAATATCACTTTTTAGTACATTCAATCGAATTGTAAAAGCTATTTATTGAATTGGAAATAGGAAAAAACTCTGTCAGGGGAAAACAATTTCAGTGGAGACTTTTGTATATCTTTGTATATCTTTGTATATCGTAATTGCTGTTTCTCTGGGGGCTTCTTTCCTTCACATGAACTGCACAGAAAAGAGATCAGAAGAGTATAAAAATCACTCTGTATTTAATGACTCCCCAGGAAGAGCTACAGAAGGTCACGCTGCTCTAGAGTTTGtgtattctctccctgtttgTATGGGTTGCCTCCAAGTCTTCTAAAGTCTTCCCAGAatctgaaagaaaataataagTTAACTGACTCCACAATTTGCTGCGTCCTTATTCATCTATCCATCAGTCATTGGGGAACTTCCATCACAGATAGTTTTAAAAGACagcagatattaaaaaatgtagtgCTTTTGGATACTTAAAAGCATCAACTACTATAAATATTCGAACTAAACATCTAACCTAACACCAGACAACACAGAATACCTGTATATCCCTAAGCCACAAGGTTTTCTTTACCGTTTTAGTCTAATATGTGTACTACCAGGTACTCTGCATTATCTACTATTGTATgcttacaataataaaaaaactaatttggggcaaaaaaaaaaatgaaaagggccaaatgaatgtttaaatattgtgttgtgttttaaaaactattttttaaatctggaaaTGTTAACTATTGCCTTTTTATATTAACATGTAGTACAATGTGCCCTTTCCTTTAACAGCTAATGCAAaatggtgagtttttttttttaaatgtatctgtcACTTGCTACAATATTTGCTATAGgtatttactactactactactatttacTTATTACTTCTGTTTACTACTTAAGGTTAAATCTTTGGAAACTTAAATAATGATAACAGAGTGGTATGGCTGATCCAGAGCCACACAATTATTAGACGATAATTGAACCTGTTGGCAGCCATAAAAAAGCATGATGATATGCAGAATAAAAGTTCAAGAACTACAAATGCAATACTCGTAACAAATAAAAGGACAATAATACAATTGATGCCAACTTAGACAATAGCTATTATCCATGTGACCATTGCCTCTGTGGCCAATGCTCTTCTCACCGAAGAGACTCTGGTTTCAGTAGTCTCTGCCCTGAGTTCCTTTGGGTTCCTCTTTTAGTATCATCAAAAAATGGTGGCCATGCCGAAATCCTTTTTGATTGTTTGAACATTGATTTATTCATGCACTGTTAATACTAAGAGGCAAGAATCCCAATCTCCCCCTACAAGATACTGATCTTATCATATTCTGTATAATAGTCCTGTTTTATGCACATATCAGACTGACAATCATTAAGGAGACCCTCAGATAAACTGGTTATTTGAGGAATTCATGTGTGTAGGTTTTTGGCAAAAAGTCTTGTTCACCTTGATACCATCTGCATAATAGCCCACTGAAATTAACAAACTCTAGTTTTACCGTATACTCAAAAAAgtgcatatgtgtgtgtgtatattcagATATAGATACATGTAACTGTATATAACCCTATATAAAACTACGACCTATAGCTCCAATAATGAAAACACTCATATTTGGCCATGACAGCAAAAATGTATCTCTCCTTATATTTGAATATTAAGCCaggtacatattttaaataaaaacaagtaacCTGCTgtaactcaagtataaacctagaaaACAAAGTATGGTTGTCCCTGCTTTCAatacagtaatcaacagaaatgctagAGAAGAAATATCAGTAAATATatctatggtgtgttattttcGAAACATTAAAATTTACCCTTACCACCTCTAGCATTGCTATACTTCACAATTGATTCAGTATGTAACAATTATAGAGTCCATAGACTTCATTTAGGTGGGTTGAGATCTACAGGATTATTTGTTCCAAAGtttaccatttgttttattttgtaattcttcCCTTATAATGCATTTTCATTCTTAAATATCTCATGGAGAGTAATAAATCTATGCTAGAATtccacattttaccattttttgtgaATGCCGGCAATAATCTGTTTATATTCAGCACTGTGTTCTTTTTCCTAATCTATTTGATTGGATTTCTGGCAAATCTCATTATCATTACAGTGATATGTTTAGATCTTCATTTGCACACCCCGATGTATCTATTTCTCTGTAATTTGTCCATTATTGATATATGTTATACAACTATTATTATTCCAAAACTCCTCTTCATCTTATTCTCCGGGAATAACACCATATTCTTCGTAGAATGCTTCACCCAgatctattttttctttctagcaGACATTACTGAGATCACGGTTATATTTATAATGGCTTTCGATCGGTATGTTGCGATTTGTCACCCTTTAGATTATCACAGTATACTAAACAAGAAAATctgcatattattaataatggtggCCTGGATCTGTGGTTGtttaaattcatctttttttaccatttccatATTAAAATTGGTGTTCTGCTCAACTTTTACcattcaccagttcttctgtgatgcTAAAGCTCTCATCAACATTTCCTGTGCTGggactgaaatgttttacattgttctgtatgtacagttttttttatttggggtcTTTCCAGTTATTTGCAATTTGATTTCATATCTAAAGATTATCAAGGTTATACTAGGGATAAAATCTAAGGATGGCAAAagaaaagccttctccacctgctcatcccacctGATAGTCATGATTATCTATTATGGTTCCAGTTCAGTTGTGTATTTGATGCCACCATCAGATCACTATGACCTGCTACAACAGATCTtaacagtgttctacaccacagTGGTCCCCATGTTGAACCCTCTCATATACAGTCTACGAAACAAAGATGTAAAGAATTCTTTGTGTAAATTAACAACACATTAACAAAATGTAGCATATTCAGTTAGTAGACTAAATTATCACCTTGAAATGGATAtatcacttagtttagtgaatttGGTCTTCAATCACTTTTCAAAGGATTCCCATTACATCTaaggaaaaacacaattttgcttGCTTGTAGTTATCCGCATTCAGTTCCAAACAGCTTTTTCAATTCTAATTTTCTAATGTCTAAATATGAAATGACTAAAGAATCTACATGGATGAGTAGTGAAACATCTTCAGCAATACAGACCAAGTCCACTATAATGTGACTGAGTCATAAAAACTACACTTTGATAAATAAAACCCTTCACACGTAGCTTctcacagatttttattttgcccCTACTAAGGAGATCCATCATCACAATCTGTCAGAGTGGCCATTGCCACCAAGGAAAAATAGttgaaaatctaaaatgtttatcTGTGACCAAAATAGAATTGATGGGGTTACCTTTTGGCATGCGTACCTGTTCTGGTAACATCTATGAGAGGTGGGAGTTTTGCTTCTTTCATGTTTCCATAACATAAAGTCCATAGGCCACAGATAGTAATAAAGAAACTCACATTCCAATTTCTTCACAATCTATGTTAAAGAACGTAAATTATCTTTAACAATATATGAGAGCTGTGGTTCATATACTAAGCTTCTTGCACAACTCTACCCAGGGATCCGTTGACCCCATCTGCACACCATCCTAGCCCTCCCTTTTATGTCCCATCTTTGTTAAGCttattattttactgatttaCTGTATGCTCAAAACATGTCATTTTTCTGATGTTCTGATTGTCTCCCTATGtgttatgttttcatttattgtgcaaaaagtgaataaaaaccaTTGAAAGCTAAAAAAGAACTGAAGTTGACTTTATTCATGCTCTTCATGGGACTCCAACCAAAGATCAATCAGTAAGCAAGAAATAAGGAAAAATGGTCATCTCTTGAGTGTTCtagagtagggatgagcgggaatgccttggcagtctcgcgaaaatttcctcaaacttccaatggttccgggAAATTTgggcaaactgattttgcgaaactatcagaagatcaaggaaattaaacaggattcccagagctgcatttagccctggcaatcctcctgtttgcgatccccgggggcacactcttctcaatgattacagCCACGGCttagcactagaggttaaatgggaagaAGTCtacctattcaaaacctctagtgctctctgattggctgaggaaagctttcctcagccaattagagagaACTACAGGtctcctgattggctggaagtctccccattcaacaCCTCTAGTAAACTCTGACTGgcaaatttttcacatttttcccgCAGTGGATCAcatcgcagtggataaaagaaaaatgtaacaaatgtatcacaatattactgtgctggaaagtgtgttacagagtaagagatacctataatacaatgtcagcaggttctcttGTGCTCAGCGAGCAGAAAACAGTTTCTTGGTAATTTGAATAccgtacacaacagttctaccaatttttttaaggcactagaggtaaatggggaaaagtccctccattcaaaacctctagtgctctctgattggcaaAGGAAGGCTCCTCTTCTCAAAGTGAGGCTTCAGTTtttgaatgaatgcagccgtgggaatatcagaggatttttcccatgctgcattcattcatcagcagccagccatgagcctcacactgtgttcctagatagaggaAAATACAACATAACCCAgctgctccactcccctgattgctgttgctgcccagtagtatgtgttcctggatagatttTCTATACCTAGGAACACAGGCAAATTGGAATGGTCCAATTGGCCGCgggaccgaatttaataaattcacttgctcatccctagtctagAGCTTGGAGatgggaaaaatgtttaaaaaagtgagtAGGTATAAATTAAACCTAAAggatacaataaataattttgtattagtatATGTAATGGTCATATATACCCAGTTTCTGTGTGCCAAGAGTTCGGAATACCCTGTTTAAATTTGGGGAACTGCATTGCACACCTTTAATTTTAGCAAATTGAGTACAGATGAACAAGTGCAGAATAATGATAGATTTAAATATTCTACATGGTATCTAATgcacaaaacatttgcataggaTTGAgcttttcattgtttttcctATGGGTTTATATTTCCTTACTAGAATTTTAGTCCTATTAtgtgtaaaggttttattttatttctgttctttgtatGCTGGGTTATGTTGCATTTTCCTTGGTTTTATGTTGCTGTATATGTTGTGTTtccttatttttttgcatatattgtctttttttgaaaatccccaataaaaagattacaaaaatacaaatttgtcaAATCGGAACATAGAGATGAACCCCACAAAACTCTATATGAAACAAATCTTGTACAATGCCGGTGTCGCTCCTTGGACTGATAACCCTAGGCGGTGTCTCATCGCAGTAGAGCGCGCTCGGCCTATTCCCTCTGGTAGCAGCAGCATAAGAGATCTAGAATTTAGTGTTCTGcagttgcagcatccttgtctcctACTACTCCTACTACTACATTGTaactcatttggtggactgatctcctgtgtttgattTTGGCTTATCTTCTGGATTACCTGCTAAttcttgtactgtttatctgtgggctcctggtcagctgtcGGCCCATCCACAGACACCTTCCCTTGGGCAATAAGTCCTGTGATCCACCAAGTTCTGGGAGAcctaaccagtctcccgaggctgagcgggggctgctataggtgaagactgtggtgttagattgggggactggtgtttggTGAATTCTGGTGCCATTTTTAGGCCTTAGATGATAGCTTCTATCAAAAACAGACCAGAGGAGCCAGTCACTGCCTTAAGGGACATGTAGAAATATGATACAAAATTAAACTTACCATACAGCAGGGAGAGGGATTTTCAAAGTAACTTTGATAGgttaattgaaaaaacaaatcctGCAATTCCGTTACTTCTTTTGACGTATtccatgaaaaaaacactttgatgCCTTTTCCAGTAGTGGGAATTCCACCATTTCTTACATTTGTTTAATGAGCAGAAGCTTCTTTAGTGCTATTTTTCAGATTGGAACTCAGATTGGCAAATTCTGATCCAAGTTTAGGAAAGGAGATGTCTAGGTCACAAATCATTTTAACCAGATTTCCCCAAGCTGTTTTTCAGTGGCCAGTTGGCTTTACCTCTGGCATTATTTGCCATCATATAATGACGTTTCTGGGAGATTATTTAGTGTCACACTGTGGTATGTTCCTTGGTTCACTATTGTGCTTTTCAGCTCAGGTCTGTCTAACCTTCATCATTGGTACCTGACATGATCTTCCCTTTGCCTGTTCCTCGGAATTTATTTCTACATCACAGTGTTTGGTTTTCTATGTGTACAAGTTATTGGTTTTCTATGTGTTTATTTAGGTGCTTGAAGTGTGCGGAACGTGTTTTGGATTTGGCACCATACTTTAAACCTGTACTTTGTTCATATGatagaaatgttttaagctgCTTACTGAGTCAAAtggccttattttttaaagcgctccaaggctagagaggatacaatttcatcagtgaacctgggtgatcttgcaaacctaaaataaagttttctaattcttagcaaatgttttgaatactggaccagatcctttccaggattgctggatcatcctctctagtcttggagagctttattgaatcaggcacACAGTTGTAGCACAAATACTATGTTTTTAAACTTGTAGAACCATTTTTTCAGCagtaggtaaatgtttttttttgttgtttggctGGGAATtgtctcttggcatcccctgctctgagactgtgcagctgaagggtaTTTAGAGTTGTTCTGCAAGTAATGAGCAAGCAATACCTGATCGCACTCCTGAGCTTctattggctgctagggctttgtAGCCTGTTCCCAGTGATTTCCCGAGGCTGAGCGgcggcttactataggtgaagactgaGTTGGATTGGGCGACTGGAATCTGGCAAGTGTTGGTGccggaccagggccttacaaataaattgtaacatGGTGTAATACGTCATGGTGTTGTTCCTCTAagatgtaaaaccttagaattgttGGATAGTGTACTTTCTTTTCGACATGGCTGCAACTCcaattttgttatataaaatataaaaaggttctACCAAGCGAGTATGTGTTAAACATGTCAAATTATTACATGCACCTACAAAACATCATTTCATGCATCCACAAAATGTCTCTGGGGGCTccaagggggttcctccggtccaaaaattagccagttacacggCTCCGTCACAAGGGATATAGGCCTTTAAaaagatagaggcagagggccccaaggGGGAGAAGCTCTGTACAAAagttagccagtcacacagcccTATTACAAGTTATATggacctcaaagtagatagaggcagtggaccctgagggaggtcctccatacaaaaattagccagttacacagctttgttacaagaagtgatataggcctcacaaTAGATggaggcagagggccccaaggGGGAAAAGCTCCATAcaaaattagccagtcacacagctccattacaagttttataggcctcaaagtagatagaggcataGGGCCTCGAGGGACGTCCTtcgtacaaaaattagccggttacacagctccattgcaagttatatgcctgagagtagaggtagagggccacaagggggaggaggagaaggagatgcagaaggctgtgaaagtgctcaaCACGTCAAGTTGTCAGCGTGCAGCAGTAGCTGATTCTTCAGTGcgctctgcagagggggtgttgaagtcattgccaatccaagccttataatttttaaaaaagtgagttGGTTGACATATTTTGCGGAGAGGCGAATGCACTCACTACGTCTCCAtatgcactgaacactcttttaGATAAAACACCTGCgactgggcaggcaaggatctgaatggcagctctggccactgctcaagcttggatgcccagtaacgcagtgggtcctggctttacAGTTTGCGGATGCCCCAAgaagagctcaggtattcctgtaccatgactgagtagcgttGCTGACTGTCATTGCCAACTGCTGCTTTCCTCCGCTCAATAAAAGCCTGCATCGCTTGGCTTAGACCTCCTCTACTATGTCGCTTAAGGTaattgtttggctgccatggctggtgtaactgccataCGGATCCCTCCTGCTTGTGCTGGCAtacagaaaggctgagcacaaacCCCTTAAAAGCaattcttggtagtgctgcattttacgTCCCTGTACGTCCCTGTCCCTGtactgtattggggcaagatgagttgttctatctcaggcttgttacgtggatcaagtaatgtagcaatccagtagtcatcagtctttgtttttatctgctgtatgcgcggatctttggctttgcactccagcatgaaggctgtcatgtggctcaaagttcccacagctgagggataTCTGGACACAAACTCTTGTGGGTCGAaaagcagcacagggtcgtcctccttcTCTGCTTGGTCTTGCCATCCACTgaacatgccaccttgtgtttgggtggatggatgccatgtaccctctaGATCCTCCTTCGTCCCTTCTCCCATGCCagcaatctcctcctcatcctcatcctcttccacctccacCGTAGGCACGCATATCCGAGATGAAGTTGTAAACGTGCACAAAGTCCTCAAagcagtgcacaagtcctcaatttgcagccactgtGCAGGGCTAAAGtgaggtaatgtaggtaagcgtcttAAACGAGCAGACTCTGCTATGTAATTTACtgccactttctgttgttcagcgagcCGCGGCAGCATATAAAATGTGgtattccaacgag
The Pyxicephalus adspersus chromosome 7, UCB_Pads_2.0, whole genome shotgun sequence genome window above contains:
- the LOC140334731 gene encoding olfactory receptor 8D1-like; this encodes MESNKSMLEFHILPFFVNAGNNLFIFSTVFFFLIYLIGFLANLIIITVICLDLHLHTPMYLFLCNLSIIDICYTTIIIPKLLFILFSGNNTIFFVECFTQIYFFFLADITEITVIFIMAFDRYVAICHPLDYHSILNKKICILLIMVAWICGCLNSSFFTISILKLVFCSTFTIHQFFCDAKALINISCAGTEMFYIVLYVQFFLFGVFPVICNLISYLKIIKVILGIKSKDGKRKAFSTCSSHLIVMIIYYGSSSVVYLMPPSDHYDLLQQILTVFYTTVVPMLNPLIYSLRNKDVKNSLCKLTTH